A single region of the Streptomyces caelestis genome encodes:
- a CDS encoding ABC transporter substrate-binding protein: MRPLTRRGVLRAGAALGTSAAIAGSTAACGASRRKDELVFGFHGDTVSIGIFRQIVALYRRKNPGSRISYTYADPSGFFRRLPLMFRAGTAPDVMIVAESWVSGLSELNAYADLASFIRRDGVDEGQWVPGALNPARIGDQVLCLPLIVYPKGVTYNKTLLDKLGIGPPQDGWRERDFVEMATEATSGSGNSRIWGMRNGFADPLIYDVPTVHGGLPFDPVTRKMTATDDRMASSFRLMYDLVRTRRVMPAAGRAQYAAGFSSGLFAMDTFLGYSLTSLNQQIGDRFEWGVAPYPKEWRGTFQSNNVAIFEGSKRKEEAWHFASFMAADPDAQRLLGSLGTPALRTAVKGWQRSLSASDRALPWDHMIEGMGQQVVAFQGGLFNKVWDLLKQQVEAMEARGVPVDEVLRVLQERGTQILRA; this comes from the coding sequence ATGCGCCCTCTCACACGAAGAGGTGTGCTGCGCGCGGGTGCCGCGCTCGGGACGTCGGCGGCGATCGCCGGGAGCACTGCCGCCTGCGGTGCCTCCCGGCGCAAGGACGAGCTGGTCTTCGGCTTCCATGGCGACACCGTCTCCATCGGCATATTCCGGCAGATCGTCGCGCTCTACCGCCGGAAGAACCCCGGCAGCCGGATCAGCTACACCTACGCCGACCCCTCGGGCTTCTTCCGGCGGCTGCCGCTGATGTTCCGTGCCGGTACCGCGCCCGACGTGATGATCGTGGCCGAGAGCTGGGTGTCCGGACTGAGTGAGCTGAACGCCTACGCCGACCTCGCGTCGTTCATCCGGCGCGACGGCGTCGACGAGGGGCAGTGGGTGCCCGGTGCGCTGAACCCGGCCCGGATCGGCGACCAGGTGCTCTGCCTGCCCTTGATCGTCTACCCCAAGGGCGTCACGTACAACAAGACCCTGCTGGACAAGCTCGGTATCGGCCCGCCGCAGGACGGCTGGCGCGAGCGCGACTTCGTCGAGATGGCCACGGAGGCGACATCCGGCTCCGGCAACAGCCGCATCTGGGGCATGCGCAACGGGTTCGCCGACCCGCTGATCTACGACGTCCCCACCGTCCACGGCGGTCTTCCCTTCGATCCGGTCACCAGGAAGATGACCGCCACGGACGACCGCATGGCCTCCTCCTTCCGGCTCATGTACGACCTGGTCCGCACCCGCCGTGTGATGCCCGCGGCAGGACGCGCCCAGTACGCGGCGGGATTCTCCAGCGGCCTGTTCGCGATGGACACCTTCCTCGGGTACTCCCTCACCAGCCTCAACCAGCAGATCGGCGACCGGTTCGAGTGGGGCGTCGCGCCGTACCCGAAGGAATGGAGAGGCACCTTCCAGAGCAACAACGTGGCGATCTTCGAGGGGTCGAAGCGCAAGGAAGAGGCCTGGCACTTCGCCAGCTTCATGGCCGCCGACCCCGACGCCCAGCGTCTCCTGGGATCGCTCGGCACCCCCGCGCTGCGGACAGCCGTCAAAGGCTGGCAACGGAGCCTGTCCGCCTCCGACCGGGCGCTGCCCTGGGACCACATGATCGAGGGCATGGGGCAGCAGGTCGTGGCCTTCCAGGGCGGCCTGTTCAACAAGGTCTGGGACCTGCTGAAGCAACAGGTGGAGGCCATGGAGGCGCGGGGGGTCCCGGTCGACGAGGTACTTCGGGTGCTGCAGGAACGGGGCACACAGATCCTGCGTGCCTGA
- a CDS encoding carbohydrate ABC transporter permease, producing MTRHWRRLRHSESAAFWLFLTPWLVGLLGLTLGPMLFSLYAAFTRWNGVAAPEWIGLQNFRVLFTTDLDFWPSLGHTFLYAGARVVLGTVVALALAAMVNTPIIGRTFFRTAFFLPAIVTGVPLFVVWQWMFDPQAGILNYLLGMVGIDGPDWLGSSTWAIPALVFMSLTATGGAMIIFLAGLQDVPVELRDAALVDGAGWWQRFIRITVPLLSPVILFNVIMGLISSLQVFAEPYVMTGGGPEHTTYFLGLYLFNEAFSYSNVGYASALAWVQFLIVLVLTVVVLRFARRHVHYLGS from the coding sequence GTGACGAGACACTGGCGGAGGCTGCGGCACTCGGAGTCCGCGGCTTTCTGGCTGTTCCTGACGCCCTGGCTTGTGGGCTTGCTCGGCCTCACCCTCGGGCCCATGCTGTTCTCGCTGTACGCGGCCTTCACCCGGTGGAACGGGGTCGCCGCGCCGGAGTGGATCGGGTTGCAGAACTTCCGGGTGCTGTTCACCACGGACCTGGACTTCTGGCCCTCGCTGGGGCACACCTTTCTCTACGCCGGGGCCCGAGTGGTCCTGGGTACGGTGGTGGCTCTGGCTCTCGCGGCCATGGTCAACACCCCCATCATCGGCCGTACGTTCTTCCGGACGGCGTTCTTCCTGCCGGCCATCGTCACCGGCGTGCCGCTGTTCGTGGTCTGGCAGTGGATGTTCGACCCCCAGGCCGGGATCCTCAACTACCTGCTGGGCATGGTGGGCATCGACGGCCCCGACTGGCTCGGGAGCAGCACGTGGGCGATACCCGCCCTGGTCTTCATGAGCCTCACCGCGACCGGCGGCGCGATGATCATCTTTCTCGCGGGACTTCAGGACGTCCCCGTGGAGCTGCGTGATGCGGCCCTCGTGGACGGCGCCGGCTGGTGGCAGCGGTTCATCCGTATCACCGTGCCGCTACTGTCCCCGGTCATCCTGTTCAACGTGATCATGGGCCTGATCTCCTCGCTCCAGGTGTTCGCGGAGCCTTATGTGATGACCGGGGGCGGACCGGAGCACACCACCTACTTCCTCGGCCTGTACCTCTTCAACGAGGCGTTCTCCTACTCGAACGTCGGCTACGCCTCCGCGCTCGCCTGGGTGCAGTTCCTGATCGTCCTGGTGCTCACGGTCGTCGTGCTGCGGTTCGCCCGCCGCCACGTCCACTACCTCGGCTCCTGA
- a CDS encoding carbohydrate ABC transporter permease — protein MSDIRTSAGTTSTATDRATANGAAANGDPGNDQGTPSARALRLPLTRGRVALVPLYVPLCIAAFFFVLPFLWMLSGAFKDASEIAAYPPRLLPGNLDGRNFSASAAGVSLWRYFGNSLFVAVVSTIGTLVCSSMAAFAFAHLRSRARRPLFATLLATMMLPPFITLIPSYAIYQELGWLDSYLPLTVPSFLGVGCAFYIFLLRQFFLGIPKELFEAARIDGAGRLRQFVAIALPLSRPALITVGLFQFVASWNDFFGPLIFLTDASKFTLPVAVNFFQSLYAADYGRLLAVSCVTVAPVILLFLIAQKFFVQGIATTGGKT, from the coding sequence ATGTCAGACATCCGCACATCCGCGGGAACCACCTCGACAGCCACGGACAGAGCGACAGCCAACGGCGCGGCGGCGAACGGGGATCCGGGCAACGACCAGGGCACGCCCTCGGCTCGTGCGCTCCGGCTGCCCCTCACCCGCGGCCGCGTAGCTCTCGTCCCGCTCTATGTCCCCCTGTGCATCGCTGCCTTCTTCTTCGTCCTGCCCTTCCTGTGGATGCTCTCCGGTGCCTTCAAGGACGCCAGTGAGATCGCCGCCTACCCCCCACGCCTGTTGCCGGGCAACCTCGACGGCCGGAACTTCTCCGCCTCCGCCGCCGGGGTGTCCTTGTGGCGGTACTTCGGCAACTCGCTCTTCGTGGCCGTCGTCTCCACCATCGGGACCCTGGTGTGCTCCTCCATGGCCGCCTTCGCCTTCGCCCACCTGCGTTCGCGCGCCCGCCGCCCGCTCTTCGCGACGCTGCTCGCCACGATGATGCTGCCGCCGTTCATCACCCTCATCCCGTCCTACGCGATCTACCAGGAGCTCGGCTGGCTCGACAGCTACCTCCCGCTGACCGTGCCGAGCTTCCTGGGGGTGGGCTGCGCCTTCTACATCTTCCTGCTGCGCCAGTTCTTCCTCGGCATCCCCAAGGAGCTCTTCGAGGCGGCCCGCATCGACGGCGCGGGACGGCTGCGCCAGTTCGTCGCCATCGCGCTGCCCCTGTCCAGGCCTGCCCTGATCACCGTCGGCCTCTTCCAGTTCGTCGCCTCCTGGAACGACTTCTTCGGACCTCTGATCTTCCTCACCGACGCCTCGAAGTTCACCCTGCCCGTGGCCGTCAACTTCTTCCAGAGTCTGTACGCCGCCGACTACGGCAGGTTGCTGGCCGTCAGCTGTGTCACCGTCGCTCCGGTGATCCTGCTGTTCCTGATCGCGCAGAAGTTCTTCGTCCAGGGCATCGCCACGACGGGTGGCAAGACCTGA